In Pseudoalteromonas marina, a genomic segment contains:
- the cysD gene encoding sulfate adenylyltransferase subunit CysD — MEISQARMTHLKQLEAESIHIMREVAAEFDNPVMMYSVGKDSAVMLHLCMKAFYPAKPPFPLMHVDTTFKFKEMIAFRDRMAKKYDMDLIVHKNEEAIAANINPFDHGSAKYTDIMKTQGLKQALNKHKFDAAFGGARRDEEKSRAKERVYSFRDKNHRWDPKSQRPELWNTYNGKVNKGESIRVFPLSNWTELDIWQYIYLENIEIVPLYLADTRPVVERDGSLIMVDDERLPLKEGEVPMMKKVRFRTLGCYPLTGAVESEATTLPEIIQEMLLTKTSERQGRVIDHDSSGSMEKKKMEGYF, encoded by the coding sequence ATGGAAATATCACAAGCAAGAATGACTCATTTAAAGCAATTAGAAGCTGAGTCGATTCATATAATGAGAGAAGTGGCAGCAGAATTTGATAACCCAGTGATGATGTATTCGGTGGGTAAAGACTCAGCAGTAATGCTGCACTTATGCATGAAGGCTTTTTATCCAGCTAAGCCTCCTTTTCCATTAATGCATGTAGATACCACTTTTAAGTTTAAAGAAATGATTGCGTTTCGTGACCGTATGGCTAAAAAATACGACATGGACCTAATAGTTCACAAAAACGAAGAAGCCATTGCCGCAAATATAAACCCGTTTGATCATGGTAGTGCCAAATACACTGACATAATGAAAACACAAGGCTTAAAACAAGCCTTAAATAAGCATAAGTTTGACGCCGCATTTGGTGGTGCGCGCCGCGATGAAGAAAAATCACGTGCTAAAGAGCGAGTGTATTCTTTTCGCGATAAAAACCACCGTTGGGATCCAAAAAGTCAGCGCCCAGAACTTTGGAACACTTATAACGGTAAAGTTAATAAAGGTGAAAGCATTCGTGTTTTCCCATTATCAAACTGGACTGAGCTTGATATTTGGCAATACATATATCTAGAAAACATTGAAATTGTACCTTTGTACTTAGCAGATACCCGCCCTGTAGTAGAACGAGATGGCTCGTTAATAATGGTAGACGACGAACGCTTACCATTAAAAGAAGGCGAAGTTCCAATGATGAAAAAAGTACGTTTTCGTACATTAGGGTGTTATCCACTAACAGGAGCGGTAGAGTCTGAAGCCACTACTTTACCAGAAATTATTCAAGAAATGTTGCTTACTAAAACATCTGAACGCCAAGGACGAGTAATCGATCACGACTCATCAGGCTCAATGGAAAAGAAAAAAATGGAAGGCTACTTTTAA
- a CDS encoding glycosyltransferase family 4 protein gives MSDLLTKMKNNKFTVSCMGSRERYSLPLALNVAGKLNYLYTDIYMPYWATKATPMFNGSPAIKALLCRNHKDLPWSKVRQQFILGLDFRAKTRKAKTLAEKQQLLIYYGGKYAKTVGSQIKHGENLIAFTGGALESMRASKDTGGTVILDQVDPGLAEWELIQEETAKYSDWGANSSSGHWNKGFQERVKSELEIADEIIVNSEYSKKSIEYWGVDKKITVLPIASSISRQQRININTDRPLRLLCLGNVSIRKGVHYAVAAVDRLVKQGFKVELVLAGELLVEKSKLQEFSGHKYIGTVASNDIPTLIDSVDVLLFPTLSDGFGMVQVEAISRGTPVISSAACAQIIENNKSGFVIQKMSVDAIEECIEKYCNDRELLSHHSKEAYLRSEIYTQQQYNQIIRSKFST, from the coding sequence ATGTCTGATTTATTAACTAAAATGAAAAACAATAAGTTTACAGTATCTTGTATGGGCTCTAGGGAACGATACAGCCTACCTTTAGCTCTAAATGTTGCGGGTAAATTAAATTACTTATATACAGATATCTACATGCCTTATTGGGCGACCAAAGCTACCCCAATGTTTAATGGGTCGCCTGCAATTAAAGCACTATTGTGCCGTAATCATAAAGACCTACCTTGGTCTAAAGTTCGGCAGCAATTTATACTCGGATTAGATTTTAGAGCAAAAACTAGAAAAGCAAAAACATTAGCCGAAAAACAGCAGTTATTGATTTATTATGGTGGGAAATATGCGAAGACTGTTGGTTCTCAAATTAAGCATGGGGAAAATTTGATTGCTTTCACGGGAGGAGCTCTAGAAAGTATGAGAGCAAGTAAAGATACTGGTGGAACTGTTATTCTTGATCAAGTTGATCCAGGATTAGCGGAGTGGGAGCTTATTCAAGAAGAGACTGCTAAATATTCAGATTGGGGGGCTAATTCAAGTTCTGGTCATTGGAATAAAGGGTTTCAGGAGCGAGTTAAAAGCGAATTAGAGATAGCTGATGAAATTATAGTTAACTCTGAATATTCAAAAAAGTCTATAGAATATTGGGGCGTTGATAAAAAAATCACTGTTCTACCCATTGCTTCCTCTATCAGCAGACAGCAGCGTATTAATATTAATACTGATAGACCTTTAAGGTTATTATGCCTTGGTAATGTATCAATAAGAAAAGGTGTGCATTATGCTGTTGCTGCTGTCGATAGGTTAGTTAAACAAGGTTTTAAAGTTGAACTAGTTTTGGCTGGTGAATTATTAGTTGAGAAGTCTAAGTTACAAGAGTTTTCCGGGCATAAGTACATTGGAACTGTAGCTTCCAATGATATCCCTACATTAATAGATTCTGTCGATGTATTACTTTTTCCTACCTTGTCAGATGGTTTTGGAATGGTTCAGGTTGAGGCCATATCACGAGGTACGCCAGTGATATCTTCAGCTGCTTGCGCTCAAATAATAGAAAATAACAAATCTGGTTTTGTTATACAAAAGATGTCAGTAGATGCAATCGAAGAATGTATAGAAAAATATTGTAATGATCGTGAACTCTTGTCTCACCATTCAAAAGAGGCTTATCTAAGGTCTGAGATATATACTCAGCAACAATACAACCAGATTATCAGATCTAAGTTTAGTACCTAG
- a CDS encoding sulfotransferase domain-containing protein produces the protein MYQSLFYQLERYSRAIFEAPKQFPSSSVLLASFPKSGNSWFRFVVSNVNSLIEGGEKINFRTIENYSPVIRGNRSLSEIKIIEACPVFLKTHFPYTPFFKGVKSVVVVRNPFFVISSYHNYLEKARGKKVSNIDEFMFDWRYGFNAWGNFMKSWEDKGAIIVRYEDLQASPLIEISKVYRQLGYSIDDSIITKALELSSRDQMKKTLNTDGDRHNNNKFNFVRGAGENKGLEEYRDAIISSAKISKVFLEQAARYGYV, from the coding sequence ATGTACCAAAGTTTATTTTATCAATTGGAGCGTTATTCTAGAGCAATATTTGAAGCACCAAAACAGTTTCCCTCTTCAAGTGTTTTACTGGCTTCTTTTCCTAAATCAGGAAATAGCTGGTTTCGATTTGTTGTTTCCAATGTTAACTCGTTGATTGAAGGTGGTGAAAAAATTAACTTTCGTACTATAGAGAATTACTCTCCAGTTATCAGAGGTAACAGGAGCCTTTCCGAAATCAAAATTATTGAGGCTTGTCCTGTCTTTTTAAAAACACATTTCCCATACACACCTTTTTTTAAGGGGGTTAAAAGTGTAGTAGTTGTCAGGAATCCTTTTTTTGTAATATCAAGTTATCATAACTACCTTGAAAAAGCGCGAGGCAAAAAAGTATCAAACATCGATGAATTTATGTTTGATTGGCGTTATGGTTTTAATGCTTGGGGAAACTTTATGAAAAGCTGGGAAGATAAAGGGGCTATTATTGTTAGGTACGAAGATCTACAAGCTTCTCCCTTAATCGAAATTTCAAAAGTATATAGGCAGTTAGGCTATTCTATTGATGATTCGATAATTACAAAAGCCTTGGAGCTTTCCTCACGAGATCAAATGAAGAAAACTCTTAATACTGATGGTGATAGGCATAATAATAATAAATTTAATTTTGTGCGGGGGGCCGGTGAAAATAAAGGTTTGGAGGAATACCGTGATGCTATTATTTCGTCAGCCAAAATTAGCAAAGTATTTTTAGAACAAGCTGCAAGGTATGGTTATGTCTGA
- a CDS encoding lipopolysaccharide biosynthesis protein: MIKKTNKGLYTRLIKGVSANAYGQAITVLTQLVSVPLFIHYWGMVSFGEWLILSALPTYLAMSDFGIGAIASNRMVTKNAQNDNKDVISTFHSLIAFNLVMSSLIFIFVLFLFGIMNISDNIGISTIDRLEVTHIVLVLTIQVLFGMQVNVLCAAYRSLDKYAEGTFLSHTTRLTEWLFAIGALIIGGGILSFAIAGLFGRIVGYLVMYMRLINTSKSFSLSIKDANFGIIKEMIKPGLAFMSFPLGLALSIQGMTLVIGSVLGAVAVAQFNVLRTLSRIIVQMVTMVNQAIWPEITKAFALLDYKLMKKLYIGASRYALYIGFICVFALILVDDFLFSLWLGDDFVYSVHLFYLLLGAALLNINSQSSWLVLMATNNHNRFSIIFLFTSFCSVIFAWLLFPIAGLEAAAIAIVLAESFILFFSVVEANKVIQSSLQRYVMDVFNLRLKY; the protein is encoded by the coding sequence GTGATAAAAAAAACAAATAAAGGTCTTTATACACGCCTAATCAAAGGGGTTAGCGCAAATGCATATGGGCAAGCCATAACTGTATTAACTCAACTTGTGAGTGTTCCCTTGTTCATTCATTATTGGGGGATGGTTAGTTTTGGCGAATGGTTAATTTTAAGTGCACTTCCAACCTATTTAGCTATGAGTGATTTTGGTATAGGGGCTATTGCTAGTAATCGTATGGTTACGAAAAATGCTCAAAATGATAACAAGGATGTAATATCTACGTTCCACAGCCTTATCGCATTCAATTTGGTTATGTCTAGCTTAATTTTTATATTTGTATTGTTTCTATTTGGCATTATGAACATCAGTGACAATATAGGTATTAGTACGATAGATAGACTTGAAGTTACCCATATTGTTCTAGTGCTGACAATTCAAGTTTTGTTTGGTATGCAAGTCAATGTGTTATGTGCAGCGTATCGGAGTTTAGATAAATATGCTGAAGGTACATTTCTTTCTCATACAACTCGTTTAACCGAATGGTTATTTGCAATTGGTGCATTAATAATCGGTGGGGGAATATTATCCTTTGCTATTGCGGGTTTATTTGGGCGTATAGTCGGATACTTGGTTATGTATATGCGTCTAATTAATACTTCTAAAAGTTTCAGTCTTTCTATAAAAGATGCAAATTTTGGAATTATTAAAGAGATGATAAAACCAGGGCTTGCATTTATGTCTTTCCCGTTAGGATTAGCTTTAAGTATACAAGGAATGACTTTGGTAATCGGCAGTGTCTTGGGTGCCGTGGCAGTGGCACAGTTCAATGTACTTAGAACATTATCTCGAATCATCGTGCAAATGGTTACAATGGTCAATCAAGCAATTTGGCCTGAAATCACAAAAGCGTTTGCTTTACTTGATTATAAACTAATGAAAAAACTTTACATTGGTGCATCGCGTTATGCTCTATATATAGGTTTTATTTGCGTTTTTGCCTTAATATTAGTAGATGATTTTCTTTTTAGTCTTTGGTTGGGTGATGATTTTGTTTATTCAGTTCACTTATTTTATCTACTTTTAGGGGCTGCATTACTGAATATTAATAGTCAATCTAGTTGGCTAGTTTTAATGGCGACGAATAATCACAATCGTTTTTCTATTATATTTCTATTTACTTCGTTTTGTTCTGTGATTTTTGCTTGGTTGTTATTTCCAATTGCAGGGCTAGAAGCAGCTGCAATTGCAATAGTTTTAGCTGAGTCTTTTATTTTGTTTTTCTCAGTTGTTGAAGCAAATAAAGTCATTCAATCCTCATTACAAAGATATGTAATGGATGTTTTTAATTTAAGGTTGAAATACTGA
- the cysN gene encoding sulfate adenylyltransferase subunit CysN — translation MNEQTLLETDIETYLQKHEDKDMLRFLTCGNVDDGKSTLIGRLLHDSKLIFEDHMSAIKNDSKKFNTTDGEFDLALLVDGLQSEREQGITIDVAYRYFATESRKFIIADCPGHEQYTRNMATGASNCDLAIVMVDARYGVQTQTKRHSYIASLLGLKHVIVAVNKMDLIDFSQEQYRKIKDDYKAFAADLNIPDIRFVPISALRGDNVVNKSESMSWYPGATLMELLNSVTVNEDKNLQDFRFPVQFVTRPNLNFRGFCGTVASGVINVGDLITVMPSGKSSTVKSIVTADGDLTSAFAGQAVTLTTTDEIDISRGDVIVKSNNLATTSEQFEATLVWMDETALQPGKEYEFKVGTKNTYGRIEKINHKIDVNTLKNLDVNELQLNEIGSCNISTSSPVVIDEYNTVHGTGSFIVIDRLTNVTVGAGMISKTIPESESFEVTADSLKLKNRTYTQSEIELNAYIRKCFPEWACIKIK, via the coding sequence GTGAACGAACAAACACTACTAGAAACAGATATAGAAACCTACCTTCAAAAGCATGAAGATAAAGACATGCTTCGCTTTTTAACGTGTGGCAATGTAGACGACGGCAAATCAACATTAATAGGCCGGCTATTACACGATTCAAAATTAATTTTTGAAGATCACATGTCAGCTATTAAAAACGACTCTAAAAAGTTTAACACAACCGATGGTGAGTTTGATCTAGCGCTACTGGTCGACGGCCTTCAGTCAGAGCGTGAACAAGGTATTACTATTGATGTAGCGTATCGTTATTTTGCAACCGAAAGCCGTAAATTTATTATTGCCGACTGCCCTGGGCACGAGCAGTACACCCGTAACATGGCAACAGGCGCTTCAAATTGCGACCTAGCTATTGTAATGGTAGACGCACGTTACGGCGTGCAAACGCAAACTAAACGCCATTCATATATTGCTTCTTTACTTGGCTTAAAACACGTTATTGTTGCAGTTAATAAAATGGATTTAATTGACTTTAGCCAAGAGCAATATCGTAAAATTAAAGACGATTATAAAGCATTTGCTGCCGACCTAAACATACCAGATATCCGCTTTGTACCAATATCAGCATTGCGTGGTGATAATGTAGTTAATAAATCTGAGTCAATGAGTTGGTACCCAGGCGCAACCCTAATGGAGTTACTAAACTCAGTAACAGTTAACGAAGACAAAAACCTGCAAGACTTTCGCTTTCCTGTTCAATTTGTAACGCGCCCTAACCTAAACTTTAGAGGCTTCTGTGGCACAGTAGCCAGTGGCGTTATTAATGTTGGCGACTTAATTACCGTTATGCCCTCAGGTAAGTCATCAACAGTAAAAAGCATAGTAACTGCCGACGGCGACCTAACAAGCGCATTTGCAGGGCAAGCAGTTACATTAACAACCACTGATGAAATTGATATTTCGCGTGGGGATGTCATTGTTAAATCAAATAACTTAGCTACCACGTCAGAGCAATTTGAAGCAACACTTGTTTGGATGGACGAAACAGCATTACAACCAGGCAAAGAGTATGAGTTTAAAGTAGGCACAAAAAACACCTATGGCCGAATAGAAAAAATTAACCATAAAATTGATGTAAATACCCTAAAAAACTTAGACGTAAATGAGCTGCAACTTAACGAAATTGGTTCGTGCAATATAAGCACATCAAGCCCAGTAGTAATTGACGAATACAACACAGTGCATGGCACAGGGTCATTTATTGTAATCGATAGGCTTACTAACGTAACGGTGGGTGCGGGGATGATATCGAAGACTATACCTGAAAGTGAAAGCTTTGAGGTAACAGCTGATAGCTTAAAGCTTAAAAATAGAACTTATACTCAATCTGAAATTGAGTTAAATGCTTATATTAGGAAGTGTTTTCCTGAGTGGGCTTGTATCAAAATAAAATAA
- the galU gene encoding UTP--glucose-1-phosphate uridylyltransferase GalU, translating into MKVLKAVLPVAGLGTRMLPATKAIPKEMLPLVDKPLIQYVVNEAVAAGIKEIVLVTHASKNSIENHFDTSFELEATLEARVKRSLLDEIRSIVPKDVTVISVRQSAPLGLGHAVLAAKPIVGNNPFAVMLPDVIIDKYKSNPKTDNLSQMINRFDQTGHNQVMVEPVPQEQVHQYGVVDLAGKNINAGENATIKNMVEKPNNDEAPSNLAITGRYVVSPTIWDLLEYTPPGAGGEIQLTDALLQLRHLETLEAYHLTGKSHDCGSKLGYMLANVEYAMQSSHMGEEFTKQLKKLL; encoded by the coding sequence GTGAAAGTTTTAAAAGCAGTACTCCCCGTTGCAGGCCTTGGTACACGTATGTTACCAGCTACAAAAGCCATACCAAAAGAAATGCTCCCCCTGGTAGACAAACCCTTAATTCAATATGTAGTTAACGAAGCCGTAGCCGCAGGCATAAAAGAAATAGTACTGGTTACTCACGCTTCTAAAAACTCTATCGAAAACCATTTTGACACCAGCTTTGAGCTAGAAGCCACGCTAGAGGCACGCGTAAAACGCAGCCTACTAGACGAGATTCGCTCAATAGTACCAAAAGACGTAACGGTAATTTCGGTTCGCCAATCGGCTCCATTAGGCCTTGGCCATGCAGTACTTGCGGCTAAACCCATAGTTGGCAACAACCCTTTTGCCGTAATGCTACCCGACGTAATAATTGACAAATACAAGTCAAACCCAAAAACCGATAACTTAAGCCAAATGATTAACCGGTTTGACCAAACAGGCCATAACCAAGTAATGGTAGAGCCTGTACCTCAAGAACAAGTTCACCAATACGGCGTGGTAGACCTAGCAGGTAAAAACATAAACGCAGGCGAAAACGCCACCATTAAAAACATGGTCGAAAAACCAAATAACGATGAAGCCCCAAGCAACCTAGCCATAACAGGCCGTTATGTTGTATCGCCCACTATTTGGGATTTGCTTGAGTACACGCCACCTGGCGCTGGCGGCGAAATACAACTTACCGATGCATTACTACAATTACGCCACCTCGAAACGCTTGAAGCTTACCACCTAACAGGTAAATCGCATGACTGTGGTTCTAAATTAGGCTATATGCTGGCTAATGTTGAATATGCAATGCAATCAAGCCATATGGGTGAAGAGTTTACAAAGCAATTAAAAAAACTGCTTTAG
- a CDS encoding glycosyltransferase family 4 protein translates to MDLPKPVHGMSNVNLAVLNKTLKLGLKPTVINTVPSYAARFFMSKYWGVFKLTHTFLCYFYMFFKLLFNFGGVVYRPINGGTGQVYDLVYIAICRVFFQKIFIHHHSFNYLNDHSSLFSVLNKIAGSATTHIVLGPKMGEKLTEHYGINKEKIRVVSNLAFFETVNNVEKRDTTNTVVLGHLANLCLEKGIALFLKVCSNLELLQIDFVAKIAGPFADDDAKKMVLEAVAVNPNIKYLGPLYEEDKLEFYKSLDCFIFPSMYKNEAEPLVLYEAALNGVFLAGTRKGCMKDVIESLSGFSVLETPSSDIAKEIAKSIKFQFDNQGFDLDKKTKRLVDFENEKVKAKEALIAFIDDMRNYDIPKVK, encoded by the coding sequence ATGGATTTACCAAAACCTGTGCATGGTATGTCAAACGTAAACTTAGCTGTATTAAATAAAACACTAAAGTTGGGTTTAAAACCGACAGTGATTAATACAGTGCCAAGTTATGCTGCAAGATTTTTCATGTCAAAGTACTGGGGGGTTTTTAAATTAACTCACACTTTTTTATGTTACTTTTATATGTTCTTCAAATTGTTATTTAATTTTGGTGGTGTAGTCTATCGACCAATCAATGGTGGTACAGGTCAGGTTTATGATCTGGTTTACATTGCTATTTGCCGTGTGTTTTTTCAAAAAATTTTTATCCACCATCATTCGTTCAATTACTTAAACGATCATAGTTCTTTATTTTCAGTACTTAATAAAATAGCCGGAAGTGCAACAACACATATTGTATTAGGCCCAAAAATGGGAGAAAAGCTAACTGAACATTATGGTATTAACAAAGAGAAAATTAGAGTTGTCTCTAATCTGGCGTTTTTTGAAACTGTAAATAACGTTGAGAAAAGAGACACAACAAATACTGTGGTGTTAGGGCATTTGGCTAATTTATGCCTTGAAAAAGGTATTGCCTTATTTTTAAAGGTTTGTTCTAACTTAGAATTATTACAAATAGATTTCGTGGCGAAAATTGCAGGACCTTTTGCCGATGACGATGCAAAAAAAATGGTATTAGAAGCTGTAGCTGTGAACCCTAATATTAAATATCTTGGCCCATTGTATGAGGAAGATAAATTAGAATTTTATAAAAGTTTAGACTGCTTTATCTTCCCGTCTATGTATAAAAATGAAGCTGAACCCTTAGTCCTTTACGAAGCTGCATTAAACGGTGTTTTTTTAGCTGGAACGCGCAAAGGTTGTATGAAGGATGTTATTGAAAGTTTATCTGGTTTTTCTGTATTGGAAACCCCTAGTTCAGATATAGCCAAAGAAATAGCCAAATCAATCAAATTTCAGTTTGATAATCAAGGATTTGATTTAGATAAGAAAACCAA
- a CDS encoding transglutaminase-like cysteine peptidase, translating into MRLSVCILIVMSFFVYAQDALMHLRNSDILNRAQQHYGDEGYTRIKNWLSFIDSSQGKSEWQQIHLVNDFFNKHIQYQTDDDLWQKKDYWATPLESLGVGMGDCEDYVIAKYFTLIALGIPEDKIRLMYVRQKTVNQPHMVLIYFEEPNQIPLVLGNFNTKLLPANKRPDLKPIYSFNGQGLWLAKAKGLGNKVKNSRGVSAWNTMLQRIEHGELAPTNSNIKGTSSYVSTF; encoded by the coding sequence GTGCGCTTAAGTGTTTGCATTTTAATTGTTATGTCGTTTTTTGTGTACGCGCAAGACGCACTTATGCATTTGCGTAACAGCGATATACTAAACCGTGCACAACAACATTATGGCGACGAAGGCTACACCCGTATTAAAAATTGGCTTAGTTTTATAGATAGCAGCCAAGGTAAAAGCGAGTGGCAACAAATACACCTAGTTAACGACTTTTTTAATAAACACATACAATACCAAACCGACGACGACCTGTGGCAAAAAAAAGATTACTGGGCCACCCCGCTTGAAAGCTTAGGCGTTGGTATGGGCGACTGTGAAGACTACGTAATAGCCAAATACTTTACGCTAATTGCACTAGGCATACCGGAAGATAAAATACGGTTAATGTATGTAAGGCAAAAAACAGTAAACCAGCCGCATATGGTATTAATTTATTTTGAAGAGCCTAACCAAATACCGCTTGTGTTAGGTAATTTTAATACTAAACTTTTACCCGCTAATAAACGGCCTGATTTAAAACCTATATACAGCTTTAACGGCCAAGGTTTATGGCTAGCTAAAGCAAAAGGGTTGGGTAATAAAGTAAAAAATAGCCGTGGTGTATCGGCCTGGAACACCATGCTGCAACGCATAGAACACGGTGAGCTTGCGCCCACCAACAGTAACATTAAAGGAACTAGTAGTTATGTATCGACTTTTTAA
- a CDS encoding acyltransferase → MLLYLFSHRERPRLFCRRWFVVWIKRCIHFPATSIIIFRKIILNLLGAKVESSAFVGKIDIKGKGKLLTIGAFSSISTAVHLALHDEILIGNCVVINSGAHLLTGTHSLRDPMWPLTSKPIVVCDYAWIATNSIILPGVTIGEGAVVGAGAVVSRNVPPYTIVAGNPAVEVGKRTKSLLYKPVNQCAPFEAWIGKL, encoded by the coding sequence ATGTTGCTATATTTATTTTCGCACCGCGAACGACCGCGATTATTTTGTCGGAGATGGTTTGTTGTATGGATTAAACGCTGTATTCATTTTCCGGCAACCTCTATTATTATTTTTAGGAAAATAATCCTCAACTTGCTAGGTGCTAAAGTTGAAAGTTCTGCGTTTGTAGGAAAAATTGACATAAAAGGGAAAGGCAAACTACTAACTATAGGAGCTTTCAGCTCCATATCAACAGCTGTTCACCTAGCACTACATGATGAAATACTAATTGGCAATTGTGTAGTGATTAATAGTGGTGCGCATTTACTAACTGGTACCCATAGTTTGCGGGATCCAATGTGGCCTTTAACATCAAAACCAATTGTAGTTTGTGACTACGCATGGATTGCAACTAATTCAATTATATTACCGGGGGTGACAATAGGAGAAGGGGCAGTTGTTGGGGCTGGAGCAGTAGTATCCCGTAATGTCCCTCCTTATACTATTGTTGCTGGTAATCCTGCAGTAGAGGTTGGTAAACGTACTAAAAGTTTATTATATAAGCCCGTAAACCAATGTGCTCCTTTTGAAGCTTGGATTGGGAAGCTTTAA